The Deinococcus sp. KNUC1210 nucleotide sequence GCGTCGTGTGTGCTGCTGTTCAATCTGGCCCGGCCCGCCATGCCGGTCGATACTCATATCGAGCGCATCGCCAGACGGCTGGAACTGGTGCCGTTCAAATGGAACGCGGTCAAGATCGAGCGCTGGTTCGGGGAAGTCTTGCCGCCGACCTGGGCCGAGCGCTACACCTTTCACGTCAGCATGATCCGGCATGGTCAGCAGGTCTGCCGCTCTCAGCGCCCACTCTGCGCGTCGTGTCTGCTGAACGATGTCTGCCCGTCGGCGGGGGTTTTTCTGCACGGTGCCGAAAAAGAAGCCTGACACAGCCACGAAAAAGCCCCGCCAGTGTCGGCAGGGCCTGTCAGGTTGAGGTCGGTTCGCCCTCTGCTTCAGTTGATGCGCATGCTGCCGGTCAGGGCTTTGACCGCCGTTTCGTTCTTGGTGGTGTAGTCGAGCAGGTTGCTGCTGATGGTCAGCACCAGCATGCGGCCCTGAGCGCTGGTGATGAGCAGTTCGCGCCGCACGTCACCGCTTCTGCCCGGAGCCACGAAGATGAAGTCGGCCCAGTTGTTGCCGTTCAGATTCAGCATCTGCTGCTTCAGGGTCTTGATGCCCGGCACCTGTGCCCGGATGACGGCGGGAAACTGGTTGAGCATGGTGGGCACGTCGGTGGGGGCCAGCTTGGTATCGCGCCACTCGAACGACATCGTGACCTTGCTGTCGGCAGTCAGCAGCACCGCTTCGGGGCGATTGCCGGTCGGAAAGGCCTTCTGAATGCCCTCGTCCTTCAGCATCTGAAGGGTATCGCTGGGCATGATGCTGATCGGCAGGTTGGGGAGTTTTGCCAGCGTGGGCGTGGCTGCCTGCGCGTAGGCCGCGCCCGGCAGCACCGACGCGCTCAGGACGGCAGCCACGCCCAGCAGCGGGGCCGCACGCCGCAGCTTCGGATAGACGTTCAAAACAGCAGTCAGGTTGGGCTTCACCCAGCCAGGGTAGGGGAAAAGCAACGCAGCCCGTGTGCAGAGCGTGAGAAGCGGCTGAAAGAGCGTCATCTGCGCGTCAGACACAGCAGCCAGCGCACTGTATTCAGAATCTCAGGGAGTGTCCTGAAGGATGAACTGTGCCGCCCGTTCACCGATCATCATGGTGGTGGCGTTGGTGTTGGCGTGGATGATGCGCGGCATGACACTGGCGTCGGCCACCCACAGCGCCTCGGTGCCGTGAACTGCCAGCCGCTTGCTGACCACACTAGCGTCGTCGTCGCCCAGCGCACACGTTCCGACAGGGTGATACAGCGTTTCCACCTCGCGCCGCACGTAGGCGCTCAGATCCTGCTCGCCCGGCAGATATTCCGCGCCCCTGGCTTCCGAGAGCGGGTGGGCGGCAGCGATCTCGCGGGCCAGCTTCAGGCCACTCACGAGCGCGGTCAGGTCGCGTTCGTCGCTCAGATAGCGCGGGTCGATGCGCGGCGCGGCGAGCGGATCGGCGTTGCCCAGCGTGATGCTGCCGCGTGACTGCGGCGCTACCAGCACCGGGCCGAGCGAAAAGAACGCGCCCTTCTCCTTCTGAAATCCGTGCTCGCGGAAAAAGGCGGGCGCGAAATGGTACTGAAGATCGGGCACGTCCAGCGCCGCATTCGACCGGACGAAGGCGCCGGCCTCGGCCACATTGGTCGTGAGTGCGCCGGAGCGATTGAGCAGGTACGGAAGCGCCGCCAGATCGTTGAGCTGGGCGTCGAGCGAGGGCAGCTTCGAGCGGAAGATCATCGCCGTCGCCGGGTGGTCCTGAAGATTCTGGCCCACGCCCGGCAGGTGGGTCTGCACCTTCAGTCCGTGTCGCCGCAGTTCGTCGCCCGGCCCGGCCCCCGACAGCATCAGCAGATGGGGGGTCTGCACCGCGCCGCCCGCCAGAATCACCCCGCCCGTCCGCACTTCCTTCAGCCGTCCCTGATGAAGAAACTGCACGCCTGCTGCGCGGGTTCCGTCCCACAGCAGCCGGGTGGCCTGCGCGTGGGTCAGCACCGTGAGCTTCGGGTCGTTCAGTTTCGGCTTCAGAAAGGCCCGGAACGCCGACCAGCGCTCTCCCCGCAGGTGGTTGGACTCGAACAGCCCCGCGCCTTCCAGGGTCCCGTCGTTGAAACTGGCGGGCTGCGAAAGGTGCAGGCTGTGGGCGGCGGCCTCCACGAAGCGCCGCGACAGGTCGTGCGAACCGTGCTGCCGGTGGCCGACCGGTAACTCACCGCTGCCGCCACGTGTGGCGCTCTCTCCGCCGCTGAACCGTTCGATGCGCTGATAGGCGGGCAGCACGTCGTTCCAGCTCCAGCCGTCGCCCCAGCCCGCGAAATCGTGCTGCGAGCCGCGAATATAGATGGTGGCATTGATCGCGGTGCTGCCGCCCAGCACCTTGCCACGCGGCCAGTAGAGCCTGCGCCCGTTCAGGTGCTCCTGAGGCTCGGTCAGAAAGGCCCAGTCGAATCTGCTCCTGAACAGCCGCGAGAAGGCTGCCGGAGCGGTGACGAACAGATGGTTGTCAGAGCCGCCCGCCTCGATCAGCAGCACGGTCCGGCCCGCATCGAGCAGGCGGCGGGCCACCACGCAGCCGCCCGCGCCCGCGCCCACCACCACATAGTCAGGGTTCATTGCTGCTGAGTATAGGCCGCTGCCTCACCGCATTTTCGGCACTCTCCGGGGTATTGAGATTCTGATAGAGCCGCTCTCCGAAGATCTGAAGCTGCGCCCATTCCAGCGCCACGCCCGGCAGAGCGTCCAGCAGGGCCAGCATGCGCCGTTCTCCTGCATCCAGCAGCGCCGTCACCGTTGGAAGCGCGGCGGTGCGGTACAGCGCTGCCAGGGGTTGCCGCCTGCCGCTGGCGTCCAGTCCATAGACCGCCTGCACGTCCGGCTGCACCGCGTCTGTGAGCCTCGTCCAGTAGGCCTGCGTCAGAAACGGCAGATCGACGGCGCTGAAGGCCAGCCAGCCGGGCGGCGCGGCGCCCAGTGCAGCTTCCAGCCCGGCGAGTGGCCCTGCTCCGGGGCGGGTGTCTGGAAGGTGTTGCCAGCCGTCCTGCACGTACTTTCCCGCCGGGGCGACCAGCAGGCGCGGCTCGAAGTGCGTCAGGCTGCCTGCCACCCGTTCCAGCAGCGTCTGGCCGCCGATCACGAACAGCGCCTTGTCCTGCCCGAAGCGCCTCGACTGGCCCCCTGCGGTGATCGCTGCTGCTGGCATCTGCTCAGCTTCCCAGTTTTCGCAGCGCCCACGAGGTCAGCCGGGCGGCGGGGCGGCCATACGGCGGCAGGATCAGCGCGACCGGGCTGAGCGCGGGTTCGTACAGCACGGCCCGCTGGTGCGAGAAGGTGCGGAACCCGTGGATTCCGTGATAGCTGCCGTGTCCGCTCGCGCCCACGCCGCCGAAGGGCAGATTCGGATTGGTGAGCTGGATGATCGCGCCATTGACCACCATGCTGCCGCTGCTGGTGCGGGCCTGCACCTCATTTACCTCCTGGCTGTTCTGCGCGAACAGGTACAGTGCCAGCGGCTTTTCCCGGGTCTGAATCACCTCCAGCGCGTCGTCAAGGTGGCGATACGGCAGCACCGGCAGCACCGGGCCGAAGAGTTCGCCGTCCATCACGGGCATGCCGACGCGCACGCCGCCCAGCACGGTCGGAGAGGCAAAACGGCGGGCGGCATCGAATTCGCCCCCGGTCACCAGCCGCGCTCCGGCCTTCACGCTGTCATCGGTCAGCGCCTGCATGCGTTCCACTGCCGCCGCGTCGATCATGCGCCCGTAATCCGGCCCCAGTCGCTGCCACGACGTGCCGCCAAACGAGTGCTGAACGGCTTCGTCGACTTCCAGCAGAAAGCGCTCTTCGAGTTCCTGCGGCACCAGCACGTAGTCGGGAGCCACGCAGGTCTGTCCGGCATTCAGGAATTTGGCCCAGGCGATCCGGCGAGCGGCCAGCCGCAGATCGGCGCTGCGGGTCACGATGGCCGGAGACTTGCCGCCCAGTTCCAGCGTGACGCCCGCTCCGTGCCGCGCCGCCGCTTCCATCACCAGCCGCCCCACCTTCGCGCCGCCCGTGAAGAAGAAATGGTCGAAGGGCAGATCGAGCAGGGCGCTCGCGGTGTCCGGTCCGCCCTCGACCACCGCCACCAGACTGGGCGGAAAGACCGACTCGATCAGCGTGCGAATGGCCCGCGCCGTATGAGGGGCCTTCTCGCTGACCTTCAGCACGGCGCTGTTTCCGGCGGCCAGCGCTCCGATCAGCGGCCCCAGCGTCAGATAGAACGGGTAATTCCATGGGCTCAGGATCAGGACCGTGCCGAGCGCCTCGCTGCGAATCTCGCTGCGCGACCCGGCCAGCGTGGGGGGTGTCGGCACGCGTTGCGGCTGCATCCAGTGGTCCAGATGTCTGCGGGCATGGCGAATCTCGTCGATCACCTGACGAATCTCCGAGGTCTCGGCTTCGGCGCGGCTCTTGCCCAGGTCGCGTTCGAGCGCCGCCGCGAGGCTCACGCGCTGCGCCTTGATCGCTCCGTACAGCCGCTTCAGAAGTTCGCGCCGCTCCCACGCGCTCGTCTGTGCCACCAGCCAGCGCCCCGCCCGCTGGAGCCGGAAGACCTCGCGGAGTTCCGGTTGAGCGGCGTCCTTGTCGGCGGTATGTACTCGTTCGGTCATGTGGCCTCCTGTATGCGTGGTCAGCAGAGCAGAAAAATTTGAACCGAGTCCAGGTTATGCGTGTAGTGTACCGGGTTGTCGCAGCCGACATCCAGGATGTGTAAATCTTGAGAACTTCTTGACTTTGCTGGACATCCGACAATCGTGTCGGGCCTCACGTTGTTAACTACCTGTCAAGATCAAGAAGTGTTCAAAGGTACGTTTCGCGTCTCGGCGGTGTCAGGAGGACAAATATGAAGAAGCTGCTGTTGTTGTCGCTCGGTGCCTTCGCGCTGGCTGGCTGCGCCCCGATGATGGGCATGGGGATGTATACCTTTTCGCCGCAGCCGAGTGCGCCGAGCGGCATCGTCCCGGTCGGAACGGCCAGCATCGGCGAGTCGGCGGGGATGACGAGCACCGTCATCAAGCTGTCGGGGCTGGCAGCCAATACGCCGTATGTGGCGCACTATCACAACATGGGCATCGACAGCACCTCGCCCTGTGCCAGCAACGGCTCTGCCATCATGGAAAGCAAGATGGTCGGAGTGACCGACGCGGGCGGCACCCTCACGCTCAGCGGCTCGGTGGCCGACGCCGCCCTGATGGACGCGACCTACCTGAACGTGCATACCGCCTCCGACACGGCGGGCACCCCAGCCGATCCCGGTGTGGCCTGTACGCCGGTCATGGTGAAGAAATAAGCGTGTAGAAGTCAGAAACAGCCATGCGGCTGACAGAGAGGGGCACCCACCGAACGGCTTACTCGGTGGGTGCCCCTCTCTGAATGTTCCTGTACGCTACTCGGCATGAGTCTCAGAATCCTCGGCGGCAGTGCACAGGGCAGGAGTTTCTCGGTGCCGGACAGTGCGCGGCCCAGCGGCGTGCGGGTCCGCAAGAGCCTGTTCGATCTGCTGGCAGTGCGCTCCCCCGAAGGCAGCTTTCTCGATCTGCACGGCGGCAGCGGCGCAATCAGTCTGGAGGCGGCGAGCCGGGGCTACACCGTCACGGTGGTCGAGCGCGATCCGGCAGCCGTCAGAACCCTGACCGCGAATGCCCGCGCTCTGGGGCTGCGGGCCAACGTGCTTCAGGGCGATTCGGGAGCGCTGCTGTCCAAGCTGCCGCCTCACGATCTGGTGTTTTCCGATCCGCCGTATACCCAGGACATCGCGGCATTTACGGTGCGTGTGCTGGCCTCGCAGGTAGTCGCCCCGGGCGGCACGCTGATCGCCCAGCATCCCAGACAGCTGCGCTTGCCGGAAGCGGAAGGCTACACCCTGGAGCGGCGTGAATACGGCAGCAATGCCCTGAGCCTGTATATCCGGACGGACTGAAGGCCGCGCTTGCTACACTCGCTGCACATGAATGCTGTGTTTCCCGGAAGCTTCGACCCGATCACCAACGGGCATATGGACGTGCTGGCGCGAGCTGCCAAGATTTTCGACCATGTGACCGTGACGGTGATGCACAACGCCCGCAAACAGGGCAGACACCTGTTCACCCTGGAAGAGCGGCTCGATATTCTGCGGGCGGCTACCGCTCATCTGCCCAACGTGAGTGTGGACAGCTTCGGTGGCCTGCTCGTCGATTACATGCAGCAGCAGAATAAGGGCATCATCGTGCGTGGGCTGCGGGCGGTCAGCGACTACGAATACGAACTTCAGATCGCGCATCTGAACCGTCAGCTGGGCGAGGTCGAGACGGTGTTCATCATGGCGGCGACGCGCTGGAGTTTCGTGTCGAGCAGTATGGCCCGCGAGATTGCCAGCTATCAGGGCGACATCAGCAGCATGGTGCCGTTTGCGAGTGCCGAGGCGCTGCGCCGAAAATTCGCGCCTGCCCTCAGCCCCGTTGCGCCCGAGTAGCCCGGCGTCCGGCGCTGTACAGCAGCCCCCAGGCCAGCAGGGTAAATACGCCGCAGACCAGAAACACCGAGCGGTAGCCGAATGCCTGCGCGAAGCCGCCCGACACCACGCCCGCGAGCATCGAGCCGATGCTGGTGGTGTTGGCAAACAGCGTGGTCGCTGCCCCGATGCGCCCCGGCATCAGCGACTGGAAGTACGTCATGCCCAGGCTGGCGGCGATGGCGATCACGATGGCCCGCAGCAGTTGCGCCGCCGCCAGGACCACGATGCCCGGCGCGGCCCACAGCATCACGAAATACAGCGCCAGCAGTGCAAAGGCGAACACGATCAGGCTGTGGGTGGAGAACCGCCGGGGCAGAAAGACGAAACTGAGCATGATCGGAATTTCCAGCAGAGCGCACAGCCCCAGCAGAAAGCCCACCTGCCCGGTTGTGCCGTGCAGCACGTGTGTCACATACAGCGGCAGCGCCAGTGCGCCCATGCTGAGCGACGTGCCGTACAGCACGAAGCTGGTGACGATCTTCCACAGGGCGATCTGTGGCCCGCTGACCGGCAGGGGTCTGCCGCTGCTGCTGCGGTTGACGGCGGGAGGAGTCCGCGCCAACAGCACCATCAGGGCGGTGGCGGTGTACAGACCGGCGGTGGTCAGAAAGAGGGTGTTGTATCGCTCGTTGCCCACCAGCAGCGCGCCCAGCCCCGGCCCCACCACCCAGGCGAGCGAGAACACCGAGCGCAGGGTGGTGATGCCGTGTTCGGACGCCTGCGGATCGGCTCCCTGGAGCTGCGCTTTGGCGAGCGCGAACAGCTGCGGAAACGAGGCCGCGCCCGTGCCCAGAAACACGCACACGATCAGCAGCAGCGGCAGATAAGAGCGCGTGACGCACAGCAGCAGAAACCCGGTGGCCGCTGCCCCGACAGCCAGCAGCACCATGGGCTTGCGGTTGGGCAGTCGGTCGGACCAGCGCCCCAGCAGCAGGCTGATCAGCACACCGCTCATCGCCAGCAGGGTCATGAAAATGCCCAGCGGCAGGGGAGCCATGTGCGCCTGCGTCGAGGCAAAGAGTGGAATATACGGACCGGCCACCGAAGTCGACAGGCCCACCAGCAGGACGGCCAACGACAGACGCGGATAGTTGGGCAGGCGGGCGAGCGTCGTCAGCGTGGACTGCATCAGGTGATCTCCTCACTGCCCGCAGGGAAGCGGCAGTGTACGTGAAGAAAGGCAAGTGCCTGGAACGCCACGCAGGCGATATCCAGGCACTTGGTTGTGACGCTCTGCGTCGGCTGCTCAGGCACTTGCGCCGAGCAGCCGACATCCCTTACTTCGCTTCGGCGTAGCGGCGGGAAACCTCGTCCCAGTTGACCACGTTCCAGAAGGCCTTCAGGTAGTCGGGGCGCTTGTTCTGGTAGTTCAGGTAGTACGCGTGCTCCCACACGTCCACACCGAGGATCGGGGTGCCGCTGACACCGGCCACGGCGTCGCCCATCAGCGGGCTGTCCTGGTTGGCGGTGCTGACCACGCTCAGCTTGCCGTCCTTCACGACCAGCCACGCCCAGCCGCTGCCGAAACGGGTCTTGGCGGCGTCCTCGAACTTCTCCTTGAAGGCGTCGAACGACCCGAAGGCCTCGTCGATGGCGCTGCTCAGTTCGCCGCTCGGCTGGCTGCCGCCCTGACCGCCTAGCACCGTCCAGAACAGGCTGTGGTTGAAGTGGCCGCCCGCGTTGTTCCGCAGCACGTTCTTCTTGTCGGCGGGCAGGCTGTCGAGGGCCGAGACGATCTCCTCGGCGCTCTTGTCGGCCCACTCGGTTCCTTCCAGAGCCTTGTTGGCGTTGTCGATGTAGGTCTGGTGGTGCTTGGTGTGGTGAATCTCCATGGTGCGGGTGTCGATGTGGGGTTCCAGCGCGTCGTAGGCATAGGGAAGCTTGGGAAGGGTAAATGGCATGTTGGCTCCTTTCGTGCGGGCCGCCTGAATTAAGAAGCGCGGCCAGTCAGCACTTTCATCCTACCCCCACGCCGAACACCCCTGCCCGGTATGAAGCCGACAATCTAAAGAATTCGTTCAGAAATCGCGGGGATCGCCGGGAGGCCCTGTCAGCACCGCTTCTGGCAGCGTGCCGCCCAGAGCCGTCCAGGCGCTCAGCAGATCGTCGGGTGGACTGGCGTACAGGTGCAGCATTTCCCCGCTGCGTGGGTGCGGCAATTCCAGCTTCCAGGCATGCAGCGCCTGTCGGCCCATCACCTCGCTGGGCCGCCCGTACACGGTGTCGCCCAGAATCGGGCTGCCCAGATGCAGCAGATGTACCCGGATCTGGTGTGTGCGTCCGGTGCGCGGCTGTGCCTGCACCAGTGCCAGCGTCCGCCCGTGTCCATCGGGAAAGGCGGCGAGCGGCGTAAACAGCGTCTGAGCCTCCCTTGCGCCAGCACCGCCCACCGTCATGCGCTGGCGGGCCACCGTGTGTCGCCCGATTGGTGCATCGACCTGCACCGGCCCCTGCGCCTTCCATTGCCCCGCCGCGATTGCCAGATACGTTTTGCGGGTTTCGCGTTCCTTGAACGAGTGGCTCAGCCGGGCGTGATCTTCGACGGTCTTGGCGACCACGATCACACCGCTGGTGTCCTTGTCGAGCCGGTGGACGATGCCGGGGCGATAGCTGCCGTCCTGCGCGAAGCCGTCCTGCGCGGGCAGGGTCATGCGGCCCAGCAGTGCATTGACGAGCGTCCCGCTGACGACGCCGGGGGCCGGGTGCGTCACCATGCCCGGCGGCTTGTTGACGGCGATCAGCGCGTCATCCTCATAGATCACGTCGAGCGCGATCTGCTCGGCCTCTACGTGGGAAATGGCGGGCGGCGGCACGTCTACCTCTATCGTTTCGCCGCCGCGCAGTTTGTGGCTGCTGCGCTGCACCACCTGTCCTCCCACCTGCACCTGTCCGGCCTCGATCCACCCGCTGACCTGCGAACGACTGACGCCCGACAGGTCGCTCAGCACACTGTCGAGCCGTCCGGCATGGGCCAGCAGCGTGAGTATCCCGGGTGAGTTCATGAAGGGCATTGTACTGGCACACCCTCCAGCAGAGGGCCGGGCCGCCGAGAAGTCTTTTCTGTGCATACCTCCTGAGGTCCGAATTGCATCAATGATTACCTGATGAATAAAAGACGAAGCTCTATGACCAAAAATGAGTGGATATTCAGAATGAAAAGGTCTACAGCTCAACGCCTTCCACAACACTGCATCATCTGTATGCCTTTGATAAACGCTGGACCTTTATCTCCTAAACAGGAAGCTCATCTGATCCCGCGCAGCCACGTTAGGCTTGCTGAGACAACCGTTCGCGCTCAATGTCACCCCATCGGAAATTTGTTCGTCGCTGCCAGACTTCCTGCCTGGTAGACGTTCCTGCTATTGGCAGTCCGGTTGTAACACATTTATCCAGGCTTCATGAAGTGTTGGTGTGCAATCCAATTCGGAGTGAGGTGCTTATAGCAGGATGTAAGCACGAGGTAAGCGGAACCCCACCGAAATATTCGGGTATCCGTACCGTTTCTTTCTCCTCGACCGTGTGATTGGCGGGGATGTGATGGAGGATTGATATGAGCGAGAACAGCAACAAGCCGAGCCGTCGTCAGTTTTTGGGTACTGCTGGTCTGGTCGGAGCCGGAGCCGTGCTGGCGTCCTGCGCCCCCGCGATGGCGACGCCCAACAAGCCCAACCTCGACGCTGCCATCCTGAACTTCGCTCTGAACCTGGAGTACCTGGAAGCGGCGTTCTACCTGGCCGCCGTGGGTCGTCTGGGTGAACTGAAGGCCATCGGCGGCAGCGCCGAGATCCGGCTTCCCTCGGGCTTTGACGGCAACACCGCCATGCCCTTCAGCGATCCCAACGTCAAGGCCTACGCTCAGGAAATCGCCCAGGACGAGCTGAACCACGTCATCGCTCTGCGCGGCGCCCTGAAGACGGCTGCTGTGGATCGTCCTGTCCTCGACATCGGCCCGGCGTTCGCCGCCGCCGCCAACGCTGCGGCCTACAACGCCAAGCTGATCACCGCGCCTGCGACCCTGTCGCCTGCGTTCAACCCCTACCTGAACGACCTGTTCTTCCTGCACGGCGCGTTCATCTTCGAGGATGTGGGCGTGACGGCGTACCACGGTGCTGCTCGCCTCGTGACCGATGACAGCGCAGGTGGCGTGCTCGATACCGCTGCGGGCATTCTGGCGGTCGAGGCCTACCACGCGGGCGAAGTTCGCGCTCTGCTGTTCGCCCAGCGTGCAACCGCCACTCCCTACGGCGTCAATGTGGCCCAGCTCATCGGCGCGATCAGTGCGCTGCGGGCGGCTGTGGGCGGCGGCAAGGATCAGGGCATCACCTCCGACAACTCGGCCACCGGCGCCGCTAACATCGTGCCCACCGACGACAACAGCGTCGCGTTTGGCCGCAGCACCGACGAAGTGCTCAACATCGTCTACCTGGGTAGCAAGTCCAAGCCCGGCGGCTTCTTCCCCAATGGCCTGAACGGCGCCATCAAGTAAAGTCCCCTCTCGGGGAAGAGCTACAAGCGGTAGAGCGGGACATCCTGAACAGGGGTGTCCCGCTCTGCTGTCGAGACGCTGTCGCCGCGCTGTCAGCGCAATCCAAAACCCGCTGCACTGCATATAACTGTGTAGAGCGAGTCGGTGCTCGAAAGGAGAATCACAGTATGCCCAATCTCGGATTTCCTGAAATCATGATCATTCTGGTGGTGGCCCTGCTGGTCTTCGGCCCCAAGAAGTTGCCCGACCTGGGCCGCAGCCTGGGGAACGGTATCCGCGAGTTCCGCAAGGGTACCCAGGGCCTCAAGGACGAACTCGAAGGCAGCCTGAAGGCCCAGGACGTGCCCGCCCCGGTGGTCGTTCCGGTGGTGTCTCCTCTGAAGACCGAAGTTCACGAGGGCTGAAGAGAGTGGCCTGAGGTCCGGCCAGCGGCGGCAGGGAACAGTCAGGGATGCTAGGCTACGGCCAGATTGCCCCCAGCCTATGACCCTAACCGACGAAGACCTGATCGATCAGATGGCCCACGGCCAACAGGAAGCGCTGCGCGAGCTGCACGCCAGGTACGCGCCGTATCTGTACAGCATGGGACGGCGGATGTTGCGCGACCAGGGCGACACCGAGAGCTGCGTGCAGGACGCCTTCCTGAATGCCTGGAAAGCCGCCGTGCGTTTTGATCGCCGCCTCGCCAGCGCCAAGACCTGGCTCGTCACCATCGCGCATCGCCGCTTTCTTCAGGCCCTGCGTGACCGGCCCGATACCAGTCTGCCCATCGAGGAATGGGACGCACCCACCGCCGCCGCCGATCCGACAGATACTCTGCTTGCCCAGAAAGCGGTCGAAGTTCTGGACGTGGGAGAGCGGCAGTTGATAGAACTGGCCTACTACCAGGGCCACAGCCACGCGGAAGTCGCGGAGCTGACCGGGCTTCCGCTCGGAACGGTCAAGACCCGTCTGCGCTCGGCCCTGGCCCGCATGAAGATTCACCTGGGAGGTGATTAAGAGATGCTCGGCAGCGATTCCACACATTCTGAATCCTCCTTCCCCGACAGCGACACGCTGATGGACTACGCGCTGGGCTTTCTGTCTCCGGAGGAGGCTGCGCGGGTCGAAGCGGCGCTGGAGCACTCTCCCACGGCGCGTGCCGAGCTGGAAGCGTATCTGAACGGTCTGAGCGATCTGGTCCTCGACCTGCCGCCTGAACCGCTGCCAGTCGGCGCGGAAGACAGGCTGCTGGCCCGCCTGAATGCGGAACTGCCGGATACGCCAGCCCTGCCCCCACAGCTTGCGCCTGCCGTGACGAGTGCGGCCCAGGTCAGTACGGTGCAGGGCAGCCCGGTGGTGGAGACGGTCGGGCTAGACGGTCTGGAGGAAGAGAGCGTCGTCACCCCCGGGGCAATCCCCCTGCCTCCTCGCCGCAACCTGCTGTATCCACTGCTCGGCGCGGCAGCGGTCGTGGTGCTGCTGGTGGCGGTGTTGCCCGGTCTGCGCGGCACGACAGCCGATCAACTGGCGACGTACCGTGCTCAGCCCGGAGCCGTCTCCAGCGTGGTCACGGCACCCACCGGCCAGCCGATTGCCGACGTGGTGCGGCTGAAGGACGGCAGCGCCTACGTGCAGATGAGTGCCACCGTCGCGCTGCCGGGCGGCAAGGTCTACCAGGCCTGGAAGATCGTGGACAAGAAACCCGTGTCGCTGGGCCTGTTCACCGGGCGCGGCTTCATCGCCAAGCTGCCTGTCGGAACGGTCTTCGCGGTCACGCTGGAACCGGTGGGCGGCAGTCCACAGCCCACCAGTTCGCCGCTCTTCGCTCAGGCAATCTGAAGCGGGACATCGCTGGGGTGTCCCGCTGCTGTGCCGCACGCAGGAACAGGCCCGCCCGGTGTCCACGCTTTACCCTGAAGCATGCTGATCTCCGGGCTGGATCATGTACAGATCGAGGCTCCCGCCGGGCATGAAGCCCAGGCCAGGCGCTACTACAGCGAATTTCTGGGCCTGCCAGAGCTGCAAAAACCGCAACCGCTCCAGCACAACGGCGGCGTGTGGTTTGCTCTGCCAGACGGGCGACAGCTGCATACCGGTGTGGTGACGGCGTTCGTGCCGCGCACCAAGGGGCACCCGTGTCTGCGCTGCACCGACCTCGACGCCCTTCTTCGCCGGGCCGCCGAGTTTCAGGTGCCTGCCGAGGAAGATTTTCAGCTCGTTCCGCTGCGCCGCGTCTATCTGTCAGATCCGTTCGGTAACCGCCTTGAGGTGGTGCAGGGCCAGCACGAGAGCAGCTTTACGACCGTCTAGCCTCCAGCAGCGTCTCTGGCACGTCTCCGATCAGGCCGTCGACGCCCAGCGCTGTCAGCCGCTGCACGTCGCCCGGCTCGTTGACGGTCCAGGCATTCACACGCCAGCGTTCCTGCCGCGCCAGAGCCATCAGTTCCTCGTCGATCAGCGAATGGTGAGGATGCAGCGCCGTCACGTCCAGCCGCCGGGCAACC carries:
- a CDS encoding sugar efflux transporter: MQSTLTTLARLPNYPRLSLAVLLVGLSTSVAGPYIPLFASTQAHMAPLPLGIFMTLLAMSGVLISLLLGRWSDRLPNRKPMVLLAVGAAATGFLLLCVTRSYLPLLLIVCVFLGTGAASFPQLFALAKAQLQGADPQASEHGITTLRSVFSLAWVVGPGLGALLVGNERYNTLFLTTAGLYTATALMVLLARTPPAVNRSSSGRPLPVSGPQIALWKIVTSFVLYGTSLSMGALALPLYVTHVLHGTTGQVGFLLGLCALLEIPIMLSFVFLPRRFSTHSLIVFAFALLALYFVMLWAAPGIVVLAAAQLLRAIVIAIAASLGMTYFQSLMPGRIGAATTLFANTTSIGSMLAGVVSGGFAQAFGYRSVFLVCGVFTLLAWGLLYSAGRRATRAQRG
- a CDS encoding superoxide dismutase, with the protein product MKKLLLLSLGAFALAGCAPMMGMGMYTFSPQPSAPSGIVPVGTASIGESAGMTSTVIKLSGLAANTPYVAHYHNMGIDSTSPCASNGSAIMESKMVGVTDAGGTLTLSGSVADAALMDATYLNVHTASDTAGTPADPGVACTPVMVKK
- a CDS encoding aldehyde dehydrogenase family protein translates to MTERVHTADKDAAQPELREVFRLQRAGRWLVAQTSAWERRELLKRLYGAIKAQRVSLAAALERDLGKSRAEAETSEIRQVIDEIRHARRHLDHWMQPQRVPTPPTLAGSRSEIRSEALGTVLILSPWNYPFYLTLGPLIGALAAGNSAVLKVSEKAPHTARAIRTLIESVFPPSLVAVVEGGPDTASALLDLPFDHFFFTGGAKVGRLVMEAAARHGAGVTLELGGKSPAIVTRSADLRLAARRIAWAKFLNAGQTCVAPDYVLVPQELEERFLLEVDEAVQHSFGGTSWQRLGPDYGRMIDAAAVERMQALTDDSVKAGARLVTGGEFDAARRFASPTVLGGVRVGMPVMDGELFGPVLPVLPYRHLDDALEVIQTREKPLALYLFAQNSQEVNEVQARTSSGSMVVNGAIIQLTNPNLPFGGVGASGHGSYHGIHGFRTFSHQRAVLYEPALSPVALILPPYGRPAARLTSWALRKLGS
- a CDS encoding RsmD family RNA methyltransferase, whose product is MSLRILGGSAQGRSFSVPDSARPSGVRVRKSLFDLLAVRSPEGSFLDLHGGSGAISLEAASRGYTVTVVERDPAAVRTLTANARALGLRANVLQGDSGALLSKLPPHDLVFSDPPYTQDIAAFTVRVLASQVVAPGGTLIAQHPRQLRLPEAEGYTLERREYGSNALSLYIRTD
- the coaD gene encoding pantetheine-phosphate adenylyltransferase yields the protein MNAVFPGSFDPITNGHMDVLARAAKIFDHVTVTVMHNARKQGRHLFTLEERLDILRAATAHLPNVSVDSFGGLLVDYMQQQNKGIIVRGLRAVSDYEYELQIAHLNRQLGEVETVFIMAATRWSFVSSSMAREIASYQGDISSMVPFASAEALRRKFAPALSPVAPE
- a CDS encoding molybdenum cofactor guanylyltransferase, whose product is MPAAAITAGGQSRRFGQDKALFVIGGQTLLERVAGSLTHFEPRLLVAPAGKYVQDGWQHLPDTRPGAGPLAGLEAALGAAPPGWLAFSAVDLPFLTQAYWTRLTDAVQPDVQAVYGLDASGRRQPLAALYRTAALPTVTALLDAGERRMLALLDALPGVALEWAQLQIFGERLYQNLNTPESAENAVRQRPILSSNEP
- a CDS encoding GMC family oxidoreductase, whose protein sequence is MNPDYVVVGAGAGGCVVARRLLDAGRTVLLIEAGGSDNHLFVTAPAAFSRLFRSRFDWAFLTEPQEHLNGRRLYWPRGKVLGGSTAINATIYIRGSQHDFAGWGDGWSWNDVLPAYQRIERFSGGESATRGGSGELPVGHRQHGSHDLSRRFVEAAAHSLHLSQPASFNDGTLEGAGLFESNHLRGERWSAFRAFLKPKLNDPKLTVLTHAQATRLLWDGTRAAGVQFLHQGRLKEVRTGGVILAGGAVQTPHLLMLSGAGPGDELRRHGLKVQTHLPGVGQNLQDHPATAMIFRSKLPSLDAQLNDLAALPYLLNRSGALTTNVAEAGAFVRSNAALDVPDLQYHFAPAFFREHGFQKEKGAFFSLGPVLVAPQSRGSITLGNADPLAAPRIDPRYLSDERDLTALVSGLKLAREIAAAHPLSEARGAEYLPGEQDLSAYVRREVETLYHPVGTCALGDDDASVVSKRLAVHGTEALWVADASVMPRIIHANTNATTMMIGERAAQFILQDTP